Proteins encoded together in one Acidobacteriota bacterium window:
- a CDS encoding CDP-alcohol phosphatidyltransferase family protein, with protein MFTIPNLLSILRMGLVPLFIIAVIDGDAFKALLIFTIAGVTDALDGFIARFWEQQTLLGTYLDPIADKLLLTSAYVVLAIPRLNPEMPIPIWVTVLVLARDVVIVVMAGALYLAANVKKFPPALLGKVTTAAQVTTVVLVLVTGVLPHWEGLRWASTVAIYSTALLTVASGLNYIILANRMSDSRKE; from the coding sequence ATGTTCACCATTCCCAATCTCCTGTCCATCCTGCGGATGGGATTGGTGCCGCTGTTCATCATCGCGGTGATCGACGGTGACGCCTTTAAGGCCCTCTTGATCTTCACCATCGCCGGCGTCACCGATGCTCTCGATGGCTTCATCGCCCGCTTCTGGGAGCAGCAGACGCTTCTCGGCACCTACCTCGACCCGATCGCCGACAAGCTGTTGCTGACTTCGGCCTACGTGGTGCTGGCGATCCCCCGCCTCAATCCCGAGATGCCGATTCCGATTTGGGTGACGGTGCTGGTGCTGGCTCGAGACGTGGTGATCGTGGTGATGGCAGGGGCCCTGTACCTGGCCGCCAATGTCAAGAAGTTTCCACCGGCCCTGCTCGGCAAGGTGACCACGGCGGCGCAGGTGACCACCGTCGTGCTGGTGCTGGTGACCGGAGTCCTGCCGCACTGGGAAGGGCTGCGCTGGGCGTCGACGGTGGCGATCTACAGCACCGCCCTGCTGACCGTGGCATCCGGTCTCAACTACATCATCCTGGCCAATCGCATGTCCGATTCCCGCAAGGAGTAG
- the dnaE gene encoding DNA polymerase III subunit alpha: MSDFVHLHLHSQYSLLDGANRLDDVIGEAVSAGMPAVALTDHGNMFGAIEFYDRCRKAGINPIVGIEAYVTHDMHDRTPRRGGGGANHLVLLAKNETGYRNLIKLSSRAFLEGFYYKPRMDKKLLRQHSEGVIALSACLKGEINEQLMQNREAEAEALAREYLEIFGEGNFYLELQDHGIEEQRLCNVALRRISRKLGIPLVITNDCHYLRQDDSFAHDVLLCIGTQKNVADTNRMKYASDQFYMKGVDELRRVFPDDPQAIENTLRVAESCNLEIPTGTFHLPEFPVPDGFTLDSYFEKVTRDGLQERFDEMRKLSDRLDRFGVDVYRERLQREIDIIKTMGFPGYFLVVWDFIRHARENDIPVGPGRGSAAGSLVSYALRITDIDPLRYDLLFERFLNPERISMPDIDIDFCMRRRGEVIGYVNEKYGRDKVAQIITFGTLAAKAVIRDVGRVMGLPYAKVDRLSKLVPDMTRSLAEASKEVEALKTEVARDPEVRQIVDVGSRLEGLTRHASVHAAGVVITPQAIEELVPLYKTSRDEIVTQWDKDVVEGLGLLKMDFLGLRTLTVIDDAVKIVRQQGIDLDLEAVPLDDAKVYELFCDGRTNGVFQFESRGMKDLLRRAEPSKFEDLAAFNALYRPGALSVGMVDEYIHRKQGKKKVRYILPETRSILEETYGVIVYQEQVMQVAVEVAGFTLGEADILRKAMGKKKLEVMTEQKAKFVAGAESRGVDGAKAKELWEYIEPFAGYGFNKSHSVAYAMLAYKTAYLKAHYPVAFMAAMLNSEFSNSDAIAKYIRECGDMGIEVLPPEINQSDWWFTVIDDQIRFGLGAVKGVGEGAVEEILRARGEVGPFSGLIHMACEVDGSQLNRKVFECLIKAGCFDTTSGERKPLFDALDGILTDAQRQWKDRAVGQVGLFAAEAQEEASRDPQGSEWPERERLSLEKETLGFYLTGNPLSEHEESLATLTTHTLGGLAEAVEDFVTVGGVVTGVRNTKIKSGPNAGRLMGRFSLEDLEGRIPVVLFANQFQQFGHLLVDEAVVLVKGQVRERGSDMELNVEEMTSLEQATRKLLLAVEVDLGSGLSQKDMLRLREVLTEHAGETPLRLSLRLDGKRVRIAPGDNFKVRFEPSLVDSVAAILGQGRIHEHYAA; encoded by the coding sequence GTGTCCGACTTCGTACATCTCCACCTGCACAGCCAATACAGCTTGCTCGACGGTGCCAACCGTCTCGACGACGTCATCGGGGAGGCGGTGTCGGCGGGCATGCCGGCGGTCGCCCTCACCGACCACGGCAACATGTTCGGAGCCATCGAGTTCTACGATCGCTGCCGCAAGGCGGGGATCAATCCGATCGTCGGCATCGAGGCCTATGTCACCCACGACATGCACGACCGCACGCCGCGGCGCGGCGGCGGCGGGGCCAATCACCTGGTGTTGCTGGCCAAGAACGAGACCGGCTACCGCAACCTGATCAAGCTGTCGTCGCGGGCCTTTCTCGAGGGCTTCTACTACAAGCCCCGGATGGACAAGAAGCTGCTGCGTCAGCACAGCGAAGGGGTGATCGCGCTGTCCGCCTGCCTGAAGGGCGAGATCAACGAGCAGCTCATGCAGAACCGCGAGGCCGAGGCCGAGGCGCTGGCCCGCGAGTACCTCGAGATCTTTGGCGAAGGCAACTTCTACCTCGAGCTGCAGGATCACGGCATCGAGGAGCAGCGCCTCTGCAACGTCGCCCTGCGGCGCATCTCCCGCAAGCTCGGCATTCCCCTGGTGATCACCAACGATTGCCACTACCTGCGCCAGGACGACTCCTTCGCCCACGATGTCCTGCTGTGTATCGGCACCCAGAAGAACGTCGCCGACACCAATCGCATGAAGTACGCCTCGGATCAGTTCTACATGAAGGGCGTCGACGAGCTGCGGCGGGTCTTCCCGGATGATCCCCAGGCGATCGAGAACACCCTGCGGGTGGCCGAGTCCTGCAACCTCGAGATCCCCACCGGCACCTTCCACCTGCCCGAGTTTCCGGTGCCCGACGGCTTCACCCTCGATTCCTACTTCGAGAAGGTGACCCGCGATGGCCTGCAGGAACGCTTCGACGAGATGCGCAAGCTCTCCGATCGCCTCGACCGCTTCGGCGTCGACGTTTACCGCGAGCGCCTGCAGCGCGAGATCGACATCATCAAGACGATGGGTTTTCCGGGCTACTTCCTGGTGGTCTGGGACTTCATCCGTCACGCCCGCGAAAACGACATCCCGGTGGGCCCCGGACGCGGCTCGGCGGCGGGCTCGCTGGTGTCCTACGCGCTGCGCATCACCGATATCGACCCGTTGCGCTACGACCTGCTGTTCGAGCGCTTCCTCAACCCCGAGCGCATCAGCATGCCGGACATCGACATCGACTTCTGCATGCGCCGGCGCGGCGAGGTGATCGGCTACGTCAACGAGAAGTACGGCCGCGACAAAGTCGCCCAGATCATCACCTTCGGAACCCTCGCCGCTAAGGCCGTGATTCGCGATGTCGGGCGCGTGATGGGCTTGCCCTATGCCAAGGTCGATCGTCTGTCGAAGCTGGTGCCGGACATGACCCGCTCCCTGGCGGAGGCCTCCAAAGAGGTCGAGGCCCTCAAGACGGAAGTGGCGCGCGACCCCGAGGTGCGTCAGATCGTCGACGTCGGGTCGCGCCTCGAGGGCTTGACTCGCCACGCCTCGGTGCACGCCGCCGGAGTGGTGATCACGCCGCAGGCGATCGAAGAGCTGGTCCCCCTCTACAAGACCAGCCGCGACGAGATCGTCACCCAGTGGGACAAGGACGTGGTCGAGGGCCTCGGGCTGCTCAAGATGGATTTCCTCGGCCTGCGCACTCTGACGGTGATCGACGATGCCGTCAAAATCGTTCGCCAGCAGGGCATCGACCTCGACCTCGAGGCGGTGCCTCTCGACGACGCCAAGGTTTACGAGCTGTTCTGCGACGGCCGCACCAACGGCGTGTTCCAGTTCGAGTCGCGCGGCATGAAGGACCTGCTGCGGCGGGCCGAGCCCTCGAAGTTCGAGGACCTGGCGGCCTTCAACGCCCTCTATCGTCCGGGCGCCCTGTCGGTCGGCATGGTCGACGAGTACATCCACCGCAAGCAGGGCAAGAAGAAGGTGCGCTACATCCTGCCCGAGACGCGCTCCATCCTGGAGGAGACTTACGGCGTCATCGTCTACCAGGAGCAGGTGATGCAGGTGGCGGTGGAGGTCGCCGGCTTCACCCTCGGCGAAGCCGACATCCTGCGCAAGGCGATGGGCAAGAAGAAGCTCGAGGTGATGACCGAGCAGAAGGCCAAGTTCGTCGCCGGTGCCGAGTCGCGCGGCGTCGACGGCGCCAAGGCCAAGGAGCTGTGGGAGTACATCGAGCCCTTCGCCGGCTACGGATTCAACAAGAGCCACAGCGTCGCCTACGCCATGCTGGCCTACAAGACCGCCTACCTCAAGGCTCACTATCCGGTGGCCTTCATGGCGGCGATGCTCAACTCCGAGTTCTCGAACTCGGACGCCATCGCCAAGTACATCCGCGAGTGCGGCGACATGGGAATCGAGGTGCTGCCGCCGGAGATCAACCAGAGCGACTGGTGGTTCACCGTCATCGATGACCAGATCCGCTTCGGCCTGGGCGCCGTCAAGGGAGTCGGCGAGGGCGCCGTCGAGGAGATTCTGCGGGCTCGCGGCGAGGTCGGACCGTTCAGCGGGCTGATCCACATGGCCTGCGAGGTCGACGGCTCGCAGCTCAACCGCAAGGTCTTCGAGTGCCTGATCAAGGCCGGCTGTTTCGATACCACTTCGGGGGAGCGCAAGCCGCTTTTCGACGCTCTCGACGGCATCCTGACGGACGCTCAGCGGCAGTGGAAGGACCGCGCCGTCGGCCAAGTCGGTCTGTTCGCCGCCGAGGCGCAGGAAGAAGCCTCGCGCGATCCTCAGGGCTCGGAATGGCCGGAGCGGGAGCGCCTCAGCCTGGAGAAGGAGACCCTCGGGTTCTATCTCACCGGCAACCCGCTGTCGGAGCACGAGGAGAGCCTGGCGACGCTCACCACCCACACCCTCGGCGGCCTGGCGGAGGCGGTCGAGGACTTCGTCACCGTCGGCGGCGTCGTCACCGGGGTGCGCAATACCAAGATCAAGTCGGGTCCCAACGCCGGCCGCCTGATGGGGCGCTTTTCCCTCGAAGATCTCGAAGGCCGCATCCCGGTGGTGCTGTTCGCCAATCAGTTCCAGCAGTTCGGCCACCTGCTGGTGGACGAAGCGGTGGTGCTGGTCAAGGGACAGGTGCGGGAGCGGGGCAGCGACATGGAGCTGAATGTCGAGGAGATGACCTCTCTCGAGCAGGCCACCCGCAAGCTGCTGCTAGCCGTCGAGGTCGATCTCGGCAGCGGTCTGTCGCAGAAGGACATGCTGCGTCTGCGCGAGGTCTTGACGGAGCACGCCGGAGAAACCCCCTTGCGATTGAGCCTGAGGCTCGACGGCAAGCGGGTTCGCATTGCGCCTGGAGACAACTTCAAGGTGCGCTTCGAGCCCAGCTTGGTCGATTCGGTGGCGGCGATTCTCGGCCAGGGTCGCATCCACGAGCACTACGCCGCCTGA
- a CDS encoding PP2C family protein-serine/threonine phosphatase, protein MGKKRSAIQGFVRDYTAGLRREEFRRLFREDAVEAYAVLTRDREDADEPAGRVRRFFYRARILFLGISEKLAPARRILFALSLLCVVLALAECRLDVGSSTEGGRLLVEASPLWWLTAFGALLFLFIVEQVDRVRVRDELEVARLVQRDLLPEAFPGVAGYAFAHSYRTAREVGGDYYDLIPLPDGRLVLLSGDASGHGMAAGLLMAIANATIQTAVATDPEPRSVALALNRTLCCTGGQRAFMTLFYGLLDPASGRLDYVCAGHPFPLLVRPGRQVIELGKGGLPLGLRTGLEITAARADLEAGDHLVLYTDGLPEALDRRGEAFGFERLRDLVAAGGGAQRVHDGVLVAFERHLGGADLADDVSLVVVERSRTPQRS, encoded by the coding sequence ATGGGAAAGAAGAGATCGGCGATTCAAGGCTTCGTTCGTGACTACACGGCGGGCCTGCGGCGCGAGGAGTTCCGCCGTCTGTTCCGCGAGGACGCGGTGGAGGCCTATGCCGTTCTCACCCGCGACCGGGAGGATGCCGACGAGCCCGCGGGGCGCGTGCGGCGCTTCTTCTATCGTGCCCGCATCCTGTTTCTCGGAATCTCGGAGAAGCTGGCACCGGCGCGGCGCATTCTGTTCGCCCTCTCCCTGCTGTGCGTGGTCCTCGCCCTCGCCGAGTGTCGGCTCGACGTCGGCAGCTCGACCGAGGGCGGTCGTCTGCTCGTCGAAGCCTCGCCGTTGTGGTGGTTGACCGCCTTCGGTGCGCTGCTCTTCTTGTTCATCGTCGAGCAGGTCGATCGGGTGCGGGTCCGAGACGAGCTCGAGGTGGCTCGCCTGGTGCAGCGGGATCTGCTGCCGGAGGCCTTTCCCGGAGTGGCCGGCTACGCCTTCGCCCACTCCTATCGCACCGCCCGCGAGGTTGGTGGCGACTACTACGATTTGATTCCTTTGCCGGATGGCCGCCTGGTGCTGCTCTCCGGCGACGCCAGTGGTCACGGTATGGCCGCCGGGCTGTTGATGGCGATCGCCAACGCCACCATCCAAACCGCCGTCGCGACCGATCCGGAGCCCCGTTCGGTGGCCCTCGCCCTCAACCGCACCCTCTGCTGTACCGGCGGTCAGCGCGCCTTCATGACCCTCTTCTATGGTCTCCTCGACCCCGCCAGCGGTCGCCTCGACTATGTCTGCGCCGGTCACCCGTTTCCGCTGTTGGTCCGTCCCGGGCGGCAGGTGATCGAGCTCGGCAAGGGAGGATTGCCCCTCGGCCTGCGGACCGGGCTCGAAATCACCGCCGCCCGCGCCGACCTCGAGGCCGGGGATCACCTAGTGCTCTACACGGACGGCCTACCGGAAGCCCTCGATCGCCGCGGTGAGGCCTTTGGCTTCGAACGGCTGCGCGACCTGGTGGCCGCCGGCGGGGGCGCCCAGCGGGTCCACGACGGGGTCTTGGTGGCCTTCGAGCGCCACCTCGGCGGTGCCGACCTGGCGGACGACGTCAGCCTGGTGGTGGTCGAACGCTCGCGCACCCCGCAGCGGAGCTGA
- a CDS encoding penicillin acylase family protein, translated as MLKRLATLSLLAIVAFTFDFRPATEAAVTVRDEIEGLAGQARVERDRWGVPHITAQSETDLYFMQGWIHAADRFFQMDVTRRQASGTLAEILGPPAMGNDVQLRTLGLRRAAERSWGVLTPVSQAHLEAYARGVNTWLATHPLPIEYGALELTQTAPWTPVDSLVIAKAIAFNLSFDLDIEASLTLAAYQQGLGAAGAALYFEDLFRSAPFDPASTVPDAARAALPEADAAIAPATIESTWKAAVAAAPPMSAITADLAQKFLDRASRVPMLESALRPLERIEGSNEWGVSAGRTRNRMPLLANDPHLALDSPATFYPVHLRTADGRLDAQGSSFAGVPFLVQGQNRFISWGSTTNPMDVTDTFQETLVPDATSPSGLSTVYMGNLEPVIPLPQVFIYNQIGDSVPDNGVPATPGSEVGGVTIPPAVLIVPRRNNGPIVELDTAAGSALSVQYTGFSATREIDAFRFWIRARSVSDFQSALRFFDVGSQNWIVGDIRGNIAYFTSAEMPIREDLQQSRVEGLPPYFIRNGSGGNEWLPVANPQPGQAIPYEILSAEEMPQLINPASGYFVNANNDPAGTTLDNDPLNQLRSGGGIYYLNAGYAQGTRAGRITQALKAKLSQGRVTAADMREIQGDTVLLDAQALVPYILTAYENAHRQGADPALVALADNAGVAEAVNRLAHWDFSTPTGIAAGYDAGDRAGLAAPSADEVAYSVAATIYSVWRGQALRNTIDSALGTLGLPGPGSGRSMIALRHLLDVFATQQGRGASGIDFFPVDGVEDAATRRDIVLLDSLRDALDLLAGPAFETAFHGSTQQDDYRWGYLHRIVFDHPLGGPFSVPMTDPLPGLRGIPVDGGFGVVDASSHSARADSVDDFMFGAGPVRRYVGELGGAPGQIYGETSLPGGSSGVLTSRWFGSILDLWLRNATYPILQRHDELQPLVTVRTVYEPKG; from the coding sequence TTGCTCAAGCGCCTTGCCACCCTGTCGCTACTCGCCATCGTCGCCTTCACCTTTGACTTCCGACCGGCCACCGAAGCGGCGGTGACGGTGCGCGACGAGATCGAGGGCCTCGCCGGCCAGGCACGGGTCGAGCGCGACCGCTGGGGCGTTCCCCACATCACCGCCCAGAGTGAAACGGACCTCTACTTCATGCAGGGCTGGATCCACGCCGCCGACCGCTTCTTCCAGATGGACGTCACCCGACGCCAGGCCAGCGGCACCCTCGCGGAGATCCTCGGACCGCCGGCGATGGGCAACGACGTGCAGCTCCGCACCCTCGGCTTGCGGCGCGCCGCCGAGCGCTCCTGGGGCGTCCTCACGCCGGTTTCCCAGGCCCACTTGGAGGCCTACGCCCGCGGCGTCAACACGTGGCTCGCGACTCATCCCCTGCCCATCGAATACGGCGCCCTCGAGCTCACCCAGACGGCCCCCTGGACTCCCGTCGACAGCCTGGTGATCGCCAAGGCCATCGCCTTCAACCTGTCCTTCGATCTCGACATCGAAGCCTCCCTCACCCTGGCGGCCTATCAGCAGGGCCTCGGCGCCGCCGGTGCCGCCCTCTACTTCGAGGACCTCTTCCGCAGCGCGCCCTTCGACCCCGCCTCGACGGTGCCCGACGCCGCCCGCGCCGCGCTGCCGGAGGCCGATGCCGCGATCGCCCCGGCGACCATCGAAAGCACCTGGAAGGCGGCGGTGGCGGCTGCGCCTCCGATGTCCGCCATTACGGCCGACCTGGCGCAGAAATTCCTCGACCGGGCGAGCCGAGTCCCCATGCTCGAGAGCGCCCTGCGCCCGCTGGAGCGCATCGAGGGCTCCAACGAATGGGGGGTGAGCGCCGGACGGACGCGCAATCGCATGCCGCTGCTCGCCAACGACCCCCATCTCGCCCTCGATTCGCCGGCCACCTTCTACCCGGTCCACCTGCGCACCGCCGACGGCCGCCTCGACGCCCAGGGCAGCAGCTTCGCCGGCGTCCCCTTCCTGGTCCAGGGACAGAACCGCTTCATCTCCTGGGGCTCGACCACCAACCCGATGGACGTCACCGACACCTTCCAGGAGACGCTGGTTCCGGACGCCACCTCGCCGAGCGGTCTGAGCACCGTCTACATGGGCAACCTCGAGCCGGTGATTCCGCTGCCGCAGGTCTTCATCTACAACCAGATCGGCGACAGCGTGCCCGACAACGGCGTCCCGGCGACACCCGGCAGCGAGGTCGGTGGGGTCACCATTCCGCCGGCGGTGCTGATCGTGCCACGGCGCAACAACGGCCCCATCGTGGAGCTCGACACCGCCGCCGGCAGCGCCCTGTCGGTCCAGTACACCGGCTTCTCCGCCACCCGCGAGATCGACGCCTTCCGGTTCTGGATCCGGGCCCGCAGCGTCTCCGATTTCCAGAGCGCCTTGCGCTTCTTCGATGTCGGCTCCCAGAACTGGATCGTGGGTGACATCCGCGGCAACATCGCCTACTTCACCAGCGCCGAAATGCCGATCCGCGAGGATCTGCAGCAGAGTCGGGTCGAAGGCCTGCCGCCCTATTTCATCCGCAACGGCAGCGGCGGCAACGAGTGGTTGCCGGTGGCCAACCCCCAGCCTGGCCAGGCGATTCCCTACGAGATCCTGAGCGCCGAGGAGATGCCCCAGCTGATCAACCCGGCGTCCGGCTACTTCGTCAACGCCAACAACGATCCCGCCGGCACCACCCTCGACAACGACCCCCTCAACCAGCTCCGTTCCGGCGGCGGCATCTATTACCTCAACGCCGGCTACGCCCAGGGCACACGCGCCGGCCGCATCACCCAGGCCCTGAAGGCCAAGCTCTCCCAGGGTAGGGTGACCGCCGCCGACATGCGGGAGATCCAGGGCGACACGGTGCTGCTCGACGCCCAGGCGCTGGTGCCCTACATCTTGACCGCCTACGAGAACGCTCACCGCCAGGGCGCCGATCCCGCCCTCGTGGCTCTCGCCGACAATGCCGGAGTGGCCGAAGCCGTCAACCGATTGGCCCATTGGGACTTCAGCACCCCGACGGGCATCGCCGCAGGCTACGACGCCGGCGACCGCGCCGGCCTGGCGGCGCCGTCTGCGGACGAGGTCGCTTACAGCGTCGCCGCCACCATCTACTCGGTCTGGCGGGGCCAAGCACTGCGCAACACCATCGACAGCGCCCTCGGCACCCTCGGCCTGCCGGGTCCCGGCAGCGGCCGCTCGATGATCGCCCTACGCCACCTCCTCGACGTCTTCGCCACCCAGCAGGGTCGTGGCGCCTCGGGGATCGACTTCTTCCCAGTCGACGGCGTCGAGGACGCCGCCACGCGCCGCGACATCGTGCTCCTCGACAGCCTGCGGGACGCCCTCGATCTCCTCGCCGGCCCCGCCTTCGAAACTGCCTTCCACGGCTCGACGCAGCAGGACGATTACCGCTGGGGCTACCTCCATCGGATCGTCTTCGACCACCCCCTGGGCGGTCCCTTCTCGGTGCCGATGACCGATCCGCTGCCGGGTCTGCGCGGTATTCCCGTCGACGGCGGCTTCGGAGTCGTCGACGCCTCGAGCCATTCGGCCCGCGCCGACTCCGTCGACGACTTCATGTTCGGCGCCGGACCGGTGCGCCGCTATGTTGGCGAGTTGGGAGGCGCCCCGGGGCAGATCTACGGCGAGACCAGCCTGCCCGGCGGCTCTAGCGGCGTGCTGACCAGCCGCTGGTTCGGCTCGATCCTCGATCTCTGGCTGCGCAACGCCACCTACCCGATCCTGCAGCGCCACGACGAGCTGCAGCCGCTGGTGACGGTGCGTACGGTCTACGAGCCCAAGGGCTAG
- a CDS encoding zinc ribbon domain-containing protein, producing the protein MTMTEFKLVAGCAECARQYDVTGQLPGNRFHCSCGAIVTVPTPQPHESAAIHCSSCGGPRQDGAESCAFCGADFTIHELDLSALCPHCMTRLSRRAKYCHSCAHPMTATRAESTPTEVPCPSCPSEEDGRRLRSRRVGRLAILECARCAGIWLERDVFERLGRQARGGHVPTSISDTSVGSASGTVTSPVDARPEDVPMYRPCPICGKLMNRQNYGRRSGVIVDLCKEHGLWFDADELDRILGWIKDGGLDRAERQTVAAAREAQRQRPPVAAVPMESFGRYQRPLLVEAISWAVDWVIDLRR; encoded by the coding sequence ATGACCATGACCGAGTTCAAGCTGGTGGCTGGCTGTGCCGAGTGCGCGCGACAATACGACGTCACCGGGCAATTGCCGGGCAATCGGTTCCATTGCTCCTGCGGAGCGATCGTGACGGTGCCGACGCCGCAGCCCCACGAGTCGGCCGCGATCCACTGCAGCTCGTGCGGCGGGCCGCGCCAGGACGGTGCCGAGAGCTGCGCCTTTTGCGGTGCCGACTTCACCATCCACGAGCTCGACCTGTCGGCCCTCTGTCCGCACTGCATGACTCGCCTCAGCCGGCGCGCCAAGTACTGCCACTCCTGCGCCCATCCGATGACCGCGACGCGGGCCGAGTCGACGCCCACCGAGGTGCCGTGTCCGAGCTGCCCGTCGGAAGAGGACGGGCGCCGCCTGCGCAGTCGTCGGGTCGGCCGCCTGGCGATCCTCGAGTGTGCCCGCTGTGCCGGTATCTGGCTCGAGCGCGATGTCTTCGAGCGCCTCGGACGGCAGGCGCGCGGCGGCCACGTGCCGACCAGTATTTCGGACACTTCCGTCGGCTCTGCCTCCGGGACCGTCACCAGCCCGGTCGATGCGCGCCCGGAGGATGTTCCCATGTACCGGCCCTGCCCGATCTGCGGCAAGCTGATGAACCGGCAGAACTACGGTCGGCGCAGCGGGGTGATCGTCGACCTGTGCAAGGAGCATGGCCTGTGGTTCGATGCCGACGAGCTCGACCGCATTCTGGGCTGGATCAAGGATGGGGGGCTCGACCGCGCCGAGCGCCAGACGGTGGCCGCCGCCCGCGAGGCCCAGCGCCAACGGCCGCCGGTGGCGGCAGTGCCGATGGAGTCCTTCGGCAGGTACCAGAGGCCCCTGCTGGTGGAGGCCATCTCCTGGGCCGTCGATTGGGTGATTGACTTGCGACGGTGA
- a CDS encoding 3-deoxy-7-phosphoheptulonate synthase class II: MTMLDWTPESWRSKEALQQPNYPDSAALEKALAELRSLPPLVTSWEIASLKEQLGEAARGERFLLQGGDCAEIFDDCRADSITSKLKILLQMSLVLLHGGKKRVTRVGRFAGQYAKPRSSDLETIDGVTLPSYRGDLVNGAAFTAEDRMPSPDRLLRGYERSALTLNFIRGLIEGGFADLHHPEYWQLDFVEHSPRATDYQRMVQTIGEAVSFMETLAGRTVGQLKRVDFFTSHEGLHLGYEEAQTRRVPRREGWYDLSTHLPWIGMRTADPDGAHVEFFRGVRNPIAVKVGPAMTRDRLLRLLDRLHPQDEPGRLTLIHRFGAGAIADGLPPLIEAVRESGKTVLWCCDPMHGNTEKTSRGRKTRRFEAILAELETAFDIHQAAGSYLGGVHIELTGEDVTECTGGARGLADDDLERAYRSFVDPRLNYEQALEMAMLIAGRI, encoded by the coding sequence ATGACGATGCTCGACTGGACTCCCGAATCCTGGCGCTCCAAAGAAGCCCTGCAACAGCCCAATTACCCGGACTCCGCCGCTCTCGAGAAGGCCCTCGCGGAGCTGCGTTCGCTGCCGCCGTTGGTGACCTCCTGGGAGATCGCCTCCCTCAAGGAGCAGCTCGGTGAGGCGGCGCGCGGCGAGCGCTTTCTCCTACAGGGTGGAGACTGTGCCGAAATCTTCGACGACTGCCGGGCGGACTCGATCACCAGCAAGCTCAAGATCCTGCTGCAGATGAGCCTGGTGCTGCTGCACGGCGGCAAGAAGCGGGTGACTCGCGTCGGCCGCTTCGCCGGCCAGTATGCCAAGCCGCGGTCCTCGGATCTCGAGACCATCGATGGCGTCACCCTACCGAGCTACCGCGGCGACCTGGTCAATGGGGCGGCCTTCACCGCCGAGGACCGGATGCCTTCGCCGGATCGCCTGCTGCGCGGCTACGAGCGCTCGGCGCTGACCCTCAACTTCATCCGTGGCCTGATCGAAGGCGGCTTCGCCGACCTCCATCACCCCGAGTACTGGCAGCTCGACTTCGTCGAGCACTCGCCGCGGGCGACCGACTACCAGCGCATGGTGCAGACCATCGGGGAAGCGGTGAGCTTCATGGAGACCTTGGCCGGGCGCACCGTCGGGCAGCTCAAGCGGGTCGACTTCTTCACCAGCCATGAAGGGCTCCATCTGGGCTATGAAGAGGCCCAGACGCGGCGCGTGCCGCGCCGCGAGGGTTGGTACGACCTGTCGACCCATCTGCCGTGGATCGGCATGCGGACGGCGGATCCGGACGGTGCCCACGTCGAGTTCTTCCGCGGCGTGCGCAATCCGATCGCGGTCAAGGTCGGGCCGGCGATGACCCGTGATCGTCTGCTTCGGCTGCTCGACCGGCTGCATCCGCAGGACGAGCCCGGCCGTCTAACCTTGATCCATCGATTCGGCGCCGGCGCCATCGCCGATGGGCTGCCACCCCTGATCGAGGCGGTGCGCGAGAGCGGCAAGACCGTGCTGTGGTGCTGCGATCCGATGCACGGCAACACCGAGAAAACCTCCCGCGGCCGCAAGACGCGGCGCTTCGAGGCCATCCTGGCGGAGCTCGAGACCGCCTTCGACATCCACCAGGCGGCGGGCAGCTACCTCGGTGGGGTGCATATCGAGCTCACCGGCGAAGACGTCACCGAGTGCACCGGTGGCGCCCGCGGTCTCGCTGACGACGACCTCGAGCGCGCCTATCGCTCCTTCGTCGATCCTCGCCTCAACTACGAGCAGGCCCTCGAGATGGCGATGCTGATCGCCGGCCGCATCTAG